The segment CGGTCGCCGCCGCGGGCGTGGGCGCGGGCCAGGGTCCAGCCGCAGAGTTCGCCGTATGCTCGCATGCCGCGCGGGTCCATCACCTCGACCACCACGCCGCCCTTCCAGTCGCGCAGCTGCCGTACGTAGAAGTCGCGGGTCTTGCCGTCGAAGCCGGCGACCCGGTGCCAGCCGAGGAAGATGTCGCTGGCAGCCTGCATGATCCGCTGGCCGGCGACCACCCGCCGGCCCTCGTGTCGGTAGTCGGCGTCCGGGGTGTACGCGGCGAGCACCGAGCGGCCGGCCTCCTTCACCTGCAGCAGCAGCGGGTCGTCGTCGTCGCGGCCGGTCAGCAGCACGATCCAGCAGCGGGTACCGACGCTGCCGACGCCGACCACCTTGCGGGCCAGGTCCACGAAGTCGAATGCGTCGAACAGTTTCTGCCGGTCGTCGGGGAGGCTGTCGCGGAATCCGGCCAGCAGGTCGCGGATCTGGCTTTCCAGCTGCTTGCGGGCCACGTCCGGGATCAGGTCCTGGACCGGGACCAGCAGCGGCGGGTCGGCGACGATCCGCCGTTCGCCGTCGACCAGGGCGGTGAGTTTGCGGTACGCCTGCAGGTTGGTCCGGGTGCGAGCTTTGGCCCCGGCCTTCTCCAGCCGTCGCCGCCGTTCCTTGCCGAGTTGATCACCGAGCTGTTTCTGCAGTTCCTCGACGTCCGCGCGGGCGTACCAGACGTCCAGTTCGCGCATGCCGGCGAACTGCGTCATCGCCTCCCGGTAGCTACGGGCGGCGGCCAGGGCGATCGCGGCCCGCTCCTTGCGTTTGAAGCCGTTGGCCCGGCCGGCCAGGGCCAGACTCGCGACCAGCCGTTTGACGTCCCATTCGAACGGGCCGGGGTGGGTCTCGTCGAAGTCGTTCAGGTCGAAGACCAGGCGCCGTTCCGGTGAGGCGTACAGCCCGAAGTTGAACATGTGCGCGTCACCGCAGAGCTGGCTGACGAGCCCGGACGACGGCGTGCCGGCCAGGTCGGCGGCCATCACGACGGCCGAGGCACGCAGAAAGGCCAGCGGGGACGCGGCCATCCGGCCGTGCCGGATCGGCAGCAGTTCGGGCAGCCGGTCGGTCTCGTCGGCGACGAGCAGGTCGACCGGGTCGGGCCGGTCAGCCGCCGGCTGGAAGTCGGCGTGCAGGTCCGGTGGGACGCGTTTGCGGGCCGCCCGGCCGGTGGCCGCCCGGGCGGCTGGGTCGCTGTTCATCGGGTGTGGTCGCCGAACGTCTCGAGCAGGACGTCCCGCTCGCCCTCGGTGAGGTTGGTGGCGATCAGCTGGCTGTGCAGGCCGTGGAAGCGTTCGCCGAGCCGGTCCAGGTTGCCCCGCTCGGTGACCAGGAAGAGGGCGGAGGTGCCCTCGGTGATCTGGAGCCGGATCTTCTCCAGTTGTTCCTTGTCGATGCCGGTGCCCGCGGTGGCCTTGGCGAGGGCGCCGATGCCGGCGCCGACCACACCGCCGACCACCGGGACCAGGAACAGGCCGCCGATCACGACGCCCCAGAAGGCGCCCCAGCCGGTGCCGTGCCAGGTCCGCTCGTGCTCGTGGTGGGTCTCCGGTTTCTCGGCGCCCTTGGGCCAGGTGACGACGGCGTGGTCGACGATGTGGACCAGGCCGTCGGCGGCGGCGTCCTTGAGGATGTTGGACATCTGCTCCGCGCGGGTCGGGTCGTCGAACTTCCATACCGTGAAGGTGGTCATGGGTTGCTCCTCGCGGGTCGTGGACGCCGCCATCCTGCGCCGTTGCGCGACGGCGTCTCTTCTTCCGGGGTGGTGGGGGAATCGGCCGGTGTACCGGACGAGATCAGGCCGTTGATCCATCGGGTCGACGGGTCGATGTCGACCAGCAGGCCCTTGGTGAGCAGCGTCAGCGGGATCGCCAGCAGCGCGCCGAGGGGCCCGAGCACCCAGGCCCAGAAGATCAGCGACAGGAACGAGACGGAGGCCGAGACCCCCACCGCGTCGCCGACGATCTTCGGTTGGATGACCGACTGGATCACGAAGTTGACCGCGCAGTAGAGCGCGATGACCGTCAGCATCAGCTCGGGTCCGCCCTGCAGGAGGCCGAGCAGCGCCGGCGGCACGAGGCCGATGATGAAGCCGATGTTGGGGATGTAGTTGGTGATGAACGAGAGCAGGCCCCACAGCAGCGGCAGCGGGACGTCCAGCGCCCACAGCAGCAGCGTGTCGATGACCGCCACGATCAGCCCGAACACCGTGGACACCCACAGGTAGCGCCGGGTGCCCTGGGCGAACGAGCGGAACGCGGTGACCACCTGCGGGCGTTCGCCCATGGTGGCGCGCAGTTTCGCCGGGAAGCCCACCGCGTCGACGCACATGAACAGCACCACGGCGAGCAGGAACAGTGAGTTGGACAGCAGCCCCGCCACCCCGCCGAAGACCACCTCGACCGCGTGCGCCACGGTGCTGGGGTTCGCGCTGGTGACGGCGGTACGCACCTGCTCCTCGCTGATCCCCAGCCCGGCGAGCGTGTTCACCAGGTCGGTGCGCAGCTGGGCGAACTGGTCCTGGTATTGCGGCAGCAGGTCGATCAGCCGGGCGATCGAGACGACCAGGGCGGTCCCGAGCGCGATCAGGATCAGGTAGACCGCGGTTATCGTCGCCAGCATCGCGGCCCAGACCGGTGCGCCGTGCCGGCGCAGCCACTCGGTGATCGGGCTGACCGTGACCGTCAGCATCAGCCCGAGGAAGACCGGCCCGATCAGGTCGGCGACCCCGCGCATCCCGGCGACGACGACCACCCCGCACGCGGTTCCGAGCAGGACGATCACGCCGCGGGGCAGGCCGGGCAGCGGGACGGTGGAGCCCGGCCGGACACCGTGACGGGCCGGCCGGGACACCAGGCGGTTCATGAGAGGGGCCCGAGCCGGCCGGGACCGCCTCCTCGAACGGTCCCGGCCGGGCGGGTGTCAGTACCGAACTTCACGGCCGTGCGCGGTGAGGGCGTAGATCACGAGGACGTCGATGGCGATCACGATCGAGGCCCAGACCGGGTACGCCGGAAGGAACGCCAGGTTCGCCAGGGCGCTGAACACCGCGATGACGATGCCGACGATCCGTGCCCACATCTGCCCGTAGAGGATGCCGAAGCCGGCGCCGGCCGCGATCAGCCCGAGGATCAGGTGTGTCCAGCCCCAGGCGCTGTAGTCCATCGGGATCACGAGACCGCTGTTGGTGGTGAGGTAGAAGTCGTCCCGGAACAGCGCGACGAGCCCTTCGATGGCCTGGAACGAGCCGAGCATCAACAACATGACGCCGGCGAAGACGACCATCCCCACCCAGCCGGTCGGTTCCCGCCGGGAGGCCGCGTACGGCGGGTCGTCGTACGACCGCCGGGATTCTGTGTCGGTCATGCTCCATCTCCTACTTATCAGAGGGTGTGCGGCTGAGACCTGATCGTGTGCCGGTCGTGGTGGCCGGCACGCCATCCGTGACGGATGAACCCGCGCCCACCCGGCTCAGGCAGACCACCTGTAACCCGGAGTCGTCCAGGCGGGTGAGGAGTCTTTCCAGGTCGGCGTCGGAGAGCCGGCCCCGGATCGTGCTCTGGTACGGCAGAACCCGGCAGCGAAGGTCGCGC is part of the Actinoplanes sp. NBC_00393 genome and harbors:
- a CDS encoding DUF7144 family membrane protein, producing MTDTESRRSYDDPPYAASRREPTGWVGMVVFAGVMLLMLGSFQAIEGLVALFRDDFYLTTNSGLVIPMDYSAWGWTHLILGLIAAGAGFGILYGQMWARIVGIVIAVFSALANLAFLPAYPVWASIVIAIDVLVIYALTAHGREVRY
- a CDS encoding DUF1269 domain-containing protein, whose amino-acid sequence is MTTFTVWKFDDPTRAEQMSNILKDAAADGLVHIVDHAVVTWPKGAEKPETHHEHERTWHGTGWGAFWGVVIGGLFLVPVVGGVVGAGIGALAKATAGTGIDKEQLEKIRLQITEGTSALFLVTERGNLDRLGERFHGLHSQLIATNLTEGERDVLLETFGDHTR
- a CDS encoding DUF2252 domain-containing protein, whose product is MNSDPAARAATGRAARKRVPPDLHADFQPAADRPDPVDLLVADETDRLPELLPIRHGRMAASPLAFLRASAVVMAADLAGTPSSGLVSQLCGDAHMFNFGLYASPERRLVFDLNDFDETHPGPFEWDVKRLVASLALAGRANGFKRKERAAIALAAARSYREAMTQFAGMRELDVWYARADVEELQKQLGDQLGKERRRRLEKAGAKARTRTNLQAYRKLTALVDGERRIVADPPLLVPVQDLIPDVARKQLESQIRDLLAGFRDSLPDDRQKLFDAFDFVDLARKVVGVGSVGTRCWIVLLTGRDDDDPLLLQVKEAGRSVLAAYTPDADYRHEGRRVVAGQRIMQAASDIFLGWHRVAGFDGKTRDFYVRQLRDWKGGVVVEVMDPRGMRAYGELCGWTLARAHARGGDRIAIAAYLGDDDRFERGLALFAELYADQTERDHSTFTAAISDGRLSAQTGI
- a CDS encoding AI-2E family transporter; protein product: MNRLVSRPARHGVRPGSTVPLPGLPRGVIVLLGTACGVVVVAGMRGVADLIGPVFLGLMLTVTVSPITEWLRRHGAPVWAAMLATITAVYLILIALGTALVVSIARLIDLLPQYQDQFAQLRTDLVNTLAGLGISEEQVRTAVTSANPSTVAHAVEVVFGGVAGLLSNSLFLLAVVLFMCVDAVGFPAKLRATMGERPQVVTAFRSFAQGTRRYLWVSTVFGLIVAVIDTLLLWALDVPLPLLWGLLSFITNYIPNIGFIIGLVPPALLGLLQGGPELMLTVIALYCAVNFVIQSVIQPKIVGDAVGVSASVSFLSLIFWAWVLGPLGALLAIPLTLLTKGLLVDIDPSTRWINGLISSGTPADSPTTPEEETPSRNGAGWRRPRPARSNP